In Deinococcus psychrotolerans, the genomic window GTTTATCACCGACCACAACGTCCGCGAAACCATTGCGCTGTGTGACCGGGTGTATTTGATGTATGACGGCGAAGTCAAATTTGAAGGCACACCCGCTGCCTTTGCCCAAGATATCGACGCCCGTAACCACTACCTCGGCGACGACTTCGAGCTGTAAGGACTAAGGAAAAAGCGTGCTACTCGGCTTTCTGATTTTTGTGGTGCTGCTGTCGGGCTTGGTGGCCTACAGCGCCGATACCATTGCCCGCAAAGCCGGGCGCAAACACCTGCGCCTCTTCGGACTGCGGCCCAAGACCACGGCGCTGATCGTGGCAGTGGCCTCGGGCATGGGCATCAGCTTGGCCTCGGTGCTGGCGTTTGGGCTGATTAACCGCAGCGCGATCAACAACATCGTTCAGGCCGACAAACTGCGGGTGGAACTCAAGCAGCTCAAAAAAGACGTGAGCGCCACCACCGCCGACCTCACGGTGGCCGAGCAGGAGCGCGACGCCGCCAATGCCCGCGTACGCCAGTCCAAAGGGGAAACCGCGGCGGCGCTGGCCGATCTCACGGGCGCTGAAGACAAGCTTAAAACGACTCAGGCCGCCCGCACCAAGCTGCAAAGCGAAGTCAGCGGCTTGCAGGGCCGAGTGACCGAGCTGGCAAACCTCAAACGTGACCTCGAAGCGCAGGCCGCCAAAAACCGTCAGGCGCTGAGCAACTCGCAGCGAGCCCTCGAAGGCAGCCGCCAGCGCGAACTGGCTCAAGCGGCGCGGGCGAATTTGCTCGGTACCCAGATCGTCGACCTCGACAGGCGCAGCGCCTCAGCCCAGCAAGACGCCAAAACAGCCCAGGCCCAAGCGGAGGCATTTCAGGGCCAAGTGCAGGCGCTGCAAGACCAAACCAAGACGCTTGAGGCCAGCCGGGCCAAAGTCGGGGCGCAGCTCCAAGCGGCTCAGCAAAGCCGCGATCAAGCGACGCGCGAACTCGGCGCGTTGCGAGAAGAACGGCAAACCCTCTTGGTCGGAAGGGACGCGGCACTTTCACAGCGAAATGTGGCCAATGCCTTGCGCGACCAAGCCAACGTGGAGCGCAACAAGGCCACAGCGGAGCGGAACAAAGCGGCGGCGGAGCGCGACCTCGCCAACCAGGCCCGCACGGCGGCCACCAAGACCCTCAATCAGGCGCTCAGCGCCCGCGACAGCGCTTTGCAGGCCCGCGATTTGGCGCAGGCCCAGCGCGAAAGCCTCGCCGCCGAGCGCGACCAACTGCTCAAGCAGCGCAGCAACCTGACAGCCCAGCGCGACGCCGCCGCCCAAGATCTGAGCAGTATCCGCCGCGAGCTGAGCACTTTGCAAAACATGATCGGCACTTTAGACAGCCAGCGCCAAAATCTGAGCGCCGCCAACGACACCCTTAAAAACAGTCTCAGCAGCGCCCAAGCCAACTTGTCCAAGCTCGAAGTCGACTATTCACGCACCAACAGCGAACTCAGCGCCAACCGCAACACCGATCTTATTTACAGCCGCAACGACCTCGTGTATGCCGGCGTGGTGGCCAGCGTCCGCAACGTGCCGGACTTTTTGAAAGCTGCCGCCACCGCTGCCCAGAAACAGGGCGCTCGCGGCATGCCCGCCGCGCGGCTTTCGCCGGATGCCCGCGCCCAACTCGACACCAAACTGCGCGGTCTGAATACCAACACCTTCGTGCAGTGCCGCGCCGCCGTCAACGTCGCCACCGGCTTTCCGGTCGACCTCAACTGTGATGCCAAGCCCCAAACCGTGCTGTTTCGGCGCGGACAGGTTATCCGCCAAGTCAGCATCAACTTGCAGCGCGGCACCGACAACCTCAGCTCGCAGCTCACCGATTTGATCCGCGACACGGTCTTTGATCTGACCTCCAAAGGCGTGCCGCTGGAATACATCAACGATCTGGGCCTGAGTGACAGCGAACGCCTTGACGTGCTGGGCAAACTCGGCGCTCAGAGCGGTGCGAGCGCGGTGGTGGGCCTGGCTGCCCGCGACGACATCCGCCCCGGCGTGCCGGTGGATTTGTATCCGGTGTTGAAGTAGGAGCAAGGAGAGCGTGTACTGCTCTGCCTTGATAGGCTTTATGTTTATTCACCTTCCGAACGCCGCTGGCTGCACAAACCAAAAAGAAGCGCCCCACCTTCTCAGTGGGGCGCTTTCTGACAGCTCGGTTTACTTGATGTTGCCGTTGATCTCTTTG contains:
- a CDS encoding DUF3084 domain-containing protein, encoding MLLGFLIFVVLLSGLVAYSADTIARKAGRKHLRLFGLRPKTTALIVAVASGMGISLASVLAFGLINRSAINNIVQADKLRVELKQLKKDVSATTADLTVAEQERDAANARVRQSKGETAAALADLTGAEDKLKTTQAARTKLQSEVSGLQGRVTELANLKRDLEAQAAKNRQALSNSQRALEGSRQRELAQAARANLLGTQIVDLDRRSASAQQDAKTAQAQAEAFQGQVQALQDQTKTLEASRAKVGAQLQAAQQSRDQATRELGALREERQTLLVGRDAALSQRNVANALRDQANVERNKATAERNKAAAERDLANQARTAATKTLNQALSARDSALQARDLAQAQRESLAAERDQLLKQRSNLTAQRDAAAQDLSSIRRELSTLQNMIGTLDSQRQNLSAANDTLKNSLSSAQANLSKLEVDYSRTNSELSANRNTDLIYSRNDLVYAGVVASVRNVPDFLKAAATAAQKQGARGMPAARLSPDARAQLDTKLRGLNTNTFVQCRAAVNVATGFPVDLNCDAKPQTVLFRRGQVIRQVSINLQRGTDNLSSQLTDLIRDTVFDLTSKGVPLEYINDLGLSDSERLDVLGKLGAQSGASAVVGLAARDDIRPGVPVDLYPVLK